A single Pygocentrus nattereri isolate fPygNat1 chromosome 28, fPygNat1.pri, whole genome shotgun sequence DNA region contains:
- the ptpn1 gene encoding tyrosine-protein phosphatase non-receptor type 1: MEAEFREIDESGNWNAIYQEIRQQSSELPCRIAKLPENRSRNRYRDVSPFDHSRIHLQLGNNDYINASLISMEEAQRSYILTQGPLPNTCGQFWEMVWEQRTRGVVMLNRVIEKGSVKCAQYWPQKEEREAFFEDTNFKLTLVSEDVKSYYTVRQLELENLSTQETREILHFHYTTWPDFGVPESPASFLNFLFKVRESGCLNSDQGPVVVHCSAGIGRSGTFCLVDTCLLLMSLRKDPSSVQIKDVLLDMRQYRMGLIQTADQLRFSYLAVIEGAKSIMGDTSVQESWKELSNEEDPPPEFTPPPRPRLLKDPHNGMGDPVKFEPTPRFFPEHELIQERNEVHIHSAPPETALRQRTVAVGAGETSTETLPNDQLDHANALKPSYTVPETTEPPSKPARSLPETHTAPPGGTAAGEWSPLLANVCVCTALILGAYVCYRACFH, translated from the exons ATGGAAGCCGAGTTTCGGGAAATTGATGAATCCGGGAACTGGAACGCCATTTACCAG GAAATCAGACAACAGTCAAGCGAGCTGCCCTGCAGGATTGCCAAACTACCAGAAAACAGAAGCCGCAATCGCTACAGAGATGTCAGcccat TTGACCACAGCCGAATTCATCTTCAGCTGGGCAACAATGACTACATCAATGCCAGTCTGATCTCCATGGAGGAGGCGCAGAGAAGCTACATACTTACTCAG GGTCCTTTACCTAACACATGCGGTCAATTCTGGGAGATGGTGTGGGAGCAGAGGACTCGAGGAGTTGTCATGCTGAACCGTGTTATAGAGAAAGGCTCG GTGAAGTGTGCGCAATACTGGCCACAGAAAGAGGAGCGGGAAGCGTTTTTTGAGGACACAAACTTCAAGCTGACGTTGGTTTCAGAGGATGTGAAGTCGTACTACACAGTCCGgcagctggagctggagaatCTATCA ACTCAGGAAACCAGAGAGATTCTTCATTTTCATTACACCACTTGGCCAGACTTTGGTGTGCCTGAGTCTCCAGCATCCTTCCTGAACTTCTTGTTTAAAGTGCGGGAATCAGGCTGTCTAAACTCAGACCAGGGACCTGTGGTGGTCCACTGCAGCGCTGGCATTGGCCGTTCTGGAACCTTCTGCCTTGTAGATACCTGCCTCCTGCtg ATGTCTCTGCGGAAAGACCCATCCTCAGTCCAGATAAAGGACGTTCTGTTGGACATGAGGCAGTACCGCATGGGTCTGATCCAAACAGCGGACCAACTCCGATTCTCCTACCTCGCTGTTATTGAGGGAGCCAAGTCCATTATGGGAGACACATCTGTTCAG GAGTCATGGAAGGAGTTATCAAATGAGGAAGATCCTCCTCCAGAGTTCACTCCTCCGCCTCGACCACGACTCCTGAAGGACCCCCACAATGGAATGGGTGATCCTGTAAAGTTTGAGCCCACACCTCGTTTCTTCCCCGAGCATGAGCTCATACAGGAGAGGAATGAGGTCCACATACACAG TGCCCCTCCAGAAACAGCGCTTCGCCAGCGGACAGTGGCAGTAGGAGCAGGTGAGACCAGTACAGAGACGTTGCCTAATGACCAGCTTGACCACGCCAACGCTCTGAAGCCAAGTTACACTGTCCCAGAGACGACAGAGCCTCCATCCAAACCTGCACGGTCACTGCCGGAGACTCATACAGCCCCACCTGGTGGCACTGCAGCTGGAGAGTGGAGCCCCCTTTTGGCCAACGTCTGTGTGTGCACTGCACTCATTCTAGGTGCTTACGTCTGTTACCGCGCCTGTTTCCActga